tgtgcacGTGTTTTGGTCAATTTTAAAtgttgcgaggtaagcagttTGTATTCTCTCCagtgttaggacctcggagcgtacgcacgtctaaaacactggaaacgtgcCTTCTGTCTATCACTACATGATCGTCTACATGGAGACAGTCAGGTGTTCAAATCTCTTACTTTCTGAAATGAAGATCAGGAGCTACTTATATCGAAAGAAGggaaagaattttaaaaactgGATGGCTGAAGGACATTTAAAATTCAGCTGGCATACGCAGAgcagattttataattttttttctaatttgaaatttttttaagaatttatttgcaattttaaaagtacaaaatatgaatattagcttatttactaaaaaatggacaaaattaatcacaaaaacataaatatatttgcctTATTCTAAAGTTTTAATGTAAGATAATATATACTGAATACTCTCATTCTTAAATTAGTCAAGCAATATGTGAGCATTACCATTAGTCTTTAACACGGTCTACGGTAACAGCCATCGAAAAGTTTCAAgagatttctattttttatgcaaaagtaAAAGGGTCTATCCGCATGAAACGTCTCATCAAAATAGACGGGACCATCAATGCAGCAAGCTACAAAACAATAAGAGCAAAAATAGCTATTTTAGGAAATTCATAAAAAGTTAAGAGGTTTCCAATGTTCCTACCTGTCGCGGCAGCGGCCTCCGTACCCTCCTCGGTCACATTGATAAAAGCCTCTTGTATGATTTTCGAAACACTGAAATTGGAAGCATGGTCCGCAATAAGATTACTGAAATCCTGACTGGCTTGGAAAATGCCGCGCACGCCGAActgtaaacaaattgaaattaataaaaatgtatcatatTTCAGCACAATAACAAACCTGCGTAAGCAAGCTATGCACATCAATGGTGCAGTTGAATGAGAATTTCGGCAGTTTCACACAGATTTTCCGGTACTCCATGTGACCCAGCACTTCCGACAATTTCAGCTGCGAGATAGCTACCAAACCGGCCCACGACGACGCTTCTATTGGCATTATCACCAGCATTGACAGATCAGAATCGCGATATGGCAACTCTATAGCCACAGCATTGAGACTTGACATGTGACCGTAGCGTATATTCATTGTCTGACTCATCATTGGCACGAGTAACTTCTCGTCACAGTTTAAGTGAAAGTATTCTTGTCTCGTGTCGATCGTCTCGAACTGATGCTGCCACTTCGCCTTAAAGTAGATCGCATTCGTCAGCACCGCTTGTGTATTGGCACCCACATCGTGCGAGGATATTATGTCGCGTATGCGCTCGTGCGTAGCATGGCTCACCCACGCATTTATGGCGTCGGCAGCTTGTGTCCGCGCACTGAAGTCGACTTCCTGTATGCCACAGGCGAACCGCTTTTGGAGCGCTTCTATAAAGCTTTCCTTTAAGCGTGTGCCTTTGTTAATGAATATACGATTGGCAATCGTTAAAATCCTTTGATTTGTATGGCAATTCGTTTTCAAGTTCGCCGGCAGCATGTAGCG
The DNA window shown above is from Bactrocera tryoni isolate S06 chromosome 4, CSIRO_BtryS06_freeze2, whole genome shotgun sequence and carries:
- the LOC120774614 gene encoding leukocyte elastase inhibitor-like, which codes for MNIFFSKLFEDIANIFESPFLIWEMLTMLRVGVKGESALELDDFLRSNAPEIEISANDLELLRTRYMLPANLKTNCHTNQRILTIANRIFINKGTRLKESFIEALQKRFACGIQEVDFSARTQAADAINAWVSHATHERIRDIISSHDVGANTQAVLTNAIYFKAKWQHQFETIDTRQEYFHLNCDEKLLVPMMSQTMNIRYGHMSSLNAVAIELPYRDSDLSMLVIMPIEASSWAGLVAISQLKLSEVLGHMEYRKICVKLPKFSFNCTIDVHSLLTQFGVRGIFQASQDFSNLIADHASNFSVSKIIQEAFINVTEEGTEAAAATACCIDGPVYFDETFHADRPFYFCIKNRNLLKLFDGCYRRPC